From a single Loigolactobacillus coryniformis subsp. coryniformis KCTC 3167 = DSM 20001 genomic region:
- the lysA gene encoding diaminopimelate decarboxylase, which translates to MRYYQYGTQTTNQAGHLSIGGVDTLELAHKYGTPLVVYDVALIKQRIAEFKQVFEAAGVAYKVTYASKAFTAIAMYQLLAEQGVGCDVVSGGEIYTAQQAGFPLATASFHGNNKLAAELEYAVTAGVGTIVLDNFHEIDLLNDILTTQDKTIDVLLRISPGISAHTHEYIMTGQEDSKFGFDLKSGQATTAFEKVQALPRLNLRGVHCHIGSQIFETKGFEMAAEAMIALLAQWQQQGFTAQVLNLGGGFGVRYTAEDQPLAPQDYVRDIVKIVKNQAAAAQLPLPEIWIEPGRSMVAEAGTSLYTIGSRKDLPGIRHYLAVDGGMGDNIRPALYEAKYTAVLANAPEAEPVETVSIAGKYCESGDMLVWDLPLPQSKPGDVLAMFVTGAYGYSMASNYNRNPRPAVVFVENGQARLVIKRETYADMAHLDVNESPSHL; encoded by the coding sequence TTGCGTTACTATCAATATGGCACCCAAACGACCAATCAAGCCGGGCACTTGAGTATTGGCGGGGTGGATACACTTGAACTGGCTCATAAATACGGCACACCATTAGTGGTTTATGATGTGGCTTTGATCAAACAACGGATCGCTGAATTTAAACAAGTGTTTGAAGCAGCCGGCGTGGCTTACAAAGTGACCTACGCCAGTAAAGCTTTCACCGCGATCGCGATGTATCAATTATTGGCAGAACAAGGTGTTGGTTGTGATGTCGTTTCTGGCGGCGAGATCTACACGGCGCAACAAGCCGGCTTCCCGCTGGCGACCGCGTCCTTCCACGGCAATAATAAGTTAGCGGCGGAACTGGAATATGCCGTTACCGCAGGTGTTGGTACGATCGTACTCGATAATTTCCATGAGATCGACTTGTTGAACGACATTTTAACGACCCAAGACAAAACAATCGATGTGCTGTTGCGGATCTCACCAGGGATCTCAGCCCACACGCATGAATACATCATGACGGGCCAAGAAGATTCTAAATTTGGCTTTGACCTTAAGAGCGGCCAAGCAACGACCGCTTTTGAAAAAGTCCAAGCCTTACCACGGCTGAATCTCCGCGGGGTCCACTGTCATATCGGCTCACAAATTTTTGAGACTAAAGGGTTTGAAATGGCGGCGGAAGCGATGATCGCTTTATTGGCTCAGTGGCAGCAACAAGGTTTCACCGCGCAAGTGTTGAACCTAGGTGGCGGCTTCGGCGTGCGCTACACCGCTGAAGATCAGCCGTTAGCACCGCAGGACTATGTGCGGGATATCGTTAAGATCGTCAAGAATCAAGCGGCCGCAGCTCAATTGCCGTTACCAGAAATTTGGATCGAACCAGGGCGTTCAATGGTCGCTGAAGCGGGAACGTCGTTGTATACAATCGGCTCACGCAAAGATCTCCCGGGCATCCGCCATTATTTAGCGGTCGATGGCGGCATGGGCGATAATATTCGGCCAGCACTTTATGAAGCAAAATATACGGCGGTTTTAGCCAACGCACCAGAAGCAGAACCGGTAGAAACCGTTTCAATCGCCGGTAAGTATTGTGAGTCAGGCGATATGTTAGTTTGGGACCTACCGTTACCGCAAAGTAAGCCCGGCGATGTGTTGGCGATGTTTGTGACTGGCGCCTACGGTTACTCGATGGCCAGTAACTACAATCGTAATCCGCGGCCGGCGGTGGTCTTTGTCGAAAACGGTCAAGCCCGGCTGGTGATCAAGCGTGAAACTTATGCGGACATGGCCCATCTTGACGTAAATGAAAGCCCTTCTCATTTATGA
- a CDS encoding 2-hydroxymuconate tautomerase: MPLVHIDLLAGRTPEQLKQMAADVTTAIAKNANVPADDIHIVLNEMPHDHYFVAGKEKGAK; this comes from the coding sequence TTGCCATTAGTCCATATCGATCTATTAGCTGGTCGGACACCAGAACAATTGAAACAAATGGCGGCTGACGTCACAACGGCGATCGCCAAAAACGCCAACGTGCCCGCCGATGATATCCATATCGTCTTAAATGAAATGCCGCATGATCATTATTTTGTTGCCGGTAAAGAAAAAGGTGCTAAATAG